The Peribacillus sp. FSL P2-0133 genome has a segment encoding these proteins:
- a CDS encoding ammonium transporter, with amino-acid sequence MQMADSVFMFLATMMVWLMTPGIALFYGGMVKSKNVLNTAMHSYMPLAVISILWVLIGYSLSFSPGNPFLGGLDWVGLKDVGFAPGPYSETIPHSLFMLFQMTFAVLTVSIIAGGIAERMKFSAFLIFTILWSLFVYAPVAHWVWGGGWLAELGALDFAGGNVVHISSGVAGLVLAIMLGKRKESGDSAPHNLPLTFLGGSLIWFGWYGFNVGSALTINEVAMNVFVNTAVAAAAGIIGWLIVEYMANKKATLLGAVSGAISGLVAITPACGFVTPASSMIIGVVGGAVCFWGVFFLKNKLGYDDALDAFGLHGIGGTWGGIATGLFATTSVNDSGANGLFYGDFNLLWKQLVAIVATYIFVAVVTYIVAKVINLLVPLRVSEEDESMGLDLTLHGEKAYHESI; translated from the coding sequence ATGCAAATGGCGGATTCGGTATTCATGTTTTTGGCGACGATGATGGTTTGGCTAATGACACCAGGGATTGCCCTATTTTATGGAGGGATGGTAAAAAGTAAAAATGTCCTGAATACGGCAATGCATAGTTATATGCCACTGGCTGTCATTTCGATTCTTTGGGTGCTGATTGGATATTCATTATCATTTTCACCTGGTAATCCATTTCTGGGCGGTCTTGACTGGGTTGGTTTAAAGGATGTAGGTTTTGCACCAGGACCATATAGCGAAACAATTCCTCATAGTTTGTTCATGTTATTTCAAATGACTTTTGCCGTGTTAACAGTCTCGATCATTGCAGGTGGCATTGCCGAGCGGATGAAGTTTTCAGCATTCCTGATTTTCACGATCCTTTGGTCCTTATTCGTATACGCTCCCGTTGCACACTGGGTATGGGGAGGCGGTTGGTTAGCGGAACTGGGTGCACTTGACTTTGCAGGTGGCAACGTCGTTCACATTTCTTCAGGGGTTGCGGGTCTGGTTTTAGCGATCATGTTAGGTAAAAGGAAAGAGTCGGGTGACAGTGCACCGCATAATCTTCCTTTAACATTCCTCGGCGGTTCATTAATTTGGTTCGGTTGGTATGGCTTCAACGTCGGGAGTGCACTGACAATCAATGAAGTGGCGATGAATGTATTTGTTAATACAGCTGTTGCAGCAGCTGCTGGTATCATTGGCTGGCTGATCGTTGAGTATATGGCTAATAAAAAGGCAACATTGCTGGGTGCAGTATCAGGAGCTATTTCTGGCTTGGTAGCCATTACACCTGCTTGCGGATTCGTAACGCCTGCATCATCAATGATTATCGGGGTCGTCGGCGGTGCCGTTTGTTTCTGGGGCGTTTTCTTCCTGAAGAATAAACTGGGTTACGACGATGCACTTGATGCTTTCGGATTACATGGGATCGGTGGGACATGGGGTGGCATCGCTACAGGTTTGTTCGCGACCACTTCTGTAAACGACAGCGGTGCAAATGGTTTATTCTATGGCGATTTCAACTTGTTGTGGAAGCAGCTTGTAGCGATCGTCGCGACATATATTTTCGTTGCCGTGGTCACTTATATCGTTGCGAAAGTCATTAACCTTCTCGTGCCTTTGCGTGTCAGTGAAGAAGATGAGTCAATGGGGCTCGATCTTACACTTCATGGAGAAAAAGCTTATCACGAATCAATTTAA
- a CDS encoding LytTR family DNA-binding domain-containing protein — MDQFTVESVLNIIREFVPKDASISVADSEKYIYYQPSKQVDLRIKPGDLFSEKTATYKALSVRKKIGVQVESNVFGVPYYGLSVPIMDEGNPLGAVTAILPSKPLILPTSFLTIKTDDRWIPLPYDEIMYLEAQNRKTKIQSERVSGFHKMNLSELEFILPSDLFIRVHRSYIVNINYIQEILPDFHSTFLLIMKDNSKIQVSQTYASQFRRALGF; from the coding sequence ATGGATCAATTTACGGTCGAATCCGTTTTGAATATCATCAGGGAGTTTGTACCGAAGGATGCTTCAATTTCTGTGGCTGATTCAGAAAAATACATTTATTATCAACCGAGCAAACAAGTTGACTTAAGAATAAAACCGGGTGATTTATTCAGTGAAAAAACGGCGACATATAAAGCGCTGAGTGTTCGTAAAAAAATAGGGGTGCAAGTTGAAAGTAATGTATTTGGCGTACCTTACTATGGGCTGAGTGTTCCTATCATGGACGAGGGCAATCCTTTAGGGGCGGTAACGGCCATCTTGCCGTCAAAGCCATTAATTTTACCGACATCATTCTTGACCATTAAAACAGATGACCGCTGGATACCGCTTCCATATGATGAAATTATGTATTTGGAAGCTCAAAATAGGAAAACTAAGATTCAGTCCGAACGTGTGAGTGGATTTCATAAAATGAATTTAAGTGAATTGGAATTCATTTTACCTAGTGATTTATTCATTCGTGTGCATCGTTCGTACATCGTCAATATCAATTATATACAAGAAATCCTTCCCGATTTTCATTCTACATTTTTATTGATAATGAAAGACAACTCCAAAATCCAGGTCAGTCAAACATATGCAAGTCAATTTAGAAGGGCTTTGGGGTTTTAG
- a CDS encoding YbdD/YjiX family protein: MLKRLIKILSYRKQFVSLLVGVPSYDTYVAHMRMHHPEDPVKTRKEFFCEAQDERYNAKGGKVSRCC; encoded by the coding sequence ATGTTGAAAAGGTTAATTAAAATTCTCAGCTACAGAAAGCAATTCGTCAGTTTGCTAGTCGGCGTGCCGAGTTATGATACTTATGTGGCACATATGAGAATGCATCATCCTGAAGATCCTGTGAAAACCAGGAAAGAATTTTTCTGTGAAGCCCAGGATGAGCGGTATAACGCAAAGGGTGGGAAAGTGTCTCGTTGCTGTTAA
- a CDS encoding P-II family nitrogen regulator, with amino-acid sequence MSEVLTKIEIITRPIKFEQFKAELAKIGVSGMTVSEVKGTGLQKSYVETYRGRNREMSLHDRMKIEIVVCEVPVQDVVDVARKFLSTGKPGDGKIFTYELANVVNIRTGKEGHDALKNDI; translated from the coding sequence ATGTCCGAAGTTTTAACGAAAATAGAAATCATTACACGTCCTATCAAGTTTGAACAATTTAAAGCGGAACTTGCAAAAATTGGGGTAAGCGGAATGACAGTATCGGAAGTAAAAGGAACGGGTCTTCAGAAAAGTTATGTGGAAACATATAGAGGCAGAAATCGTGAAATGTCATTGCATGACCGAATGAAAATCGAAATCGTTGTGTGTGAGGTGCCAGTTCAGGACGTTGTGGATGTAGCAAGGAAATTCTTGAGTACCGGTAAGCCTGGTGACGGTAAAATCTTCACGTATGAATTGGCGAATGTTGTGAATATCCGGACCGGAAAAGAAGGTCATGATGCGTTAAAGAATGACATCTGA
- a CDS encoding carbon starvation CstA family protein, giving the protein MKALKSVILWGIISALGAVSFGFVALNRGESINAMWIVTAALCVYSIAYRFYSKFIARKVFELDDNRQTPSEANNDGKDYVPTNKWVLFGHHFAAIAGAGPLVGPILAAQMGYLPGTLWLVVGVVLAGAVQDFIILFGSMRRNGKSLGEMIKEEIGPITGLIAMIGILGIMIILLAVLALVVVKALVGSPWGMFTIASTIPIAVLMGIYMRYIRPGRVGEGSIIGIILLMLALYFGRFVSESATLAPMFTFSGETIAIMLIVYGFVASVLPVWMLLAPRDYLSTFLKIGTIIGLALGIFIVMPSLEMPAVTQFIDGTGPVFSGNLFPFLFITIACGAVSGFHALVSSGTTPKMIERESHSRPIGYGAMLTESFVAIMAMIAACVLTPGIYFAINSPGAVVGTEPAQVAATISDWGFILTPEMITGLADDVGEETIISRTGGAPTFAIGMAHIFSQVIGGASLMAFWYHFAILFEALFILTTIDAGTRVGRFMIQDIIGTFYKPFAETNKWLPNIIATAICVIGWGYFLYQGVIDPLGGINTLWPLFGIANQMLSAIALLLGTTVLFKMGKKAYTWVTLVPTTFLLIVTMTAGWQKLFHENPAIGFLAHKDKFKEAYDNGEILAPAANLAEMKRVIVNDYVDAALCAIFMIVVITVLISAIRLWIKVLKNQKIDLHETPYVSRSS; this is encoded by the coding sequence ATGAAAGCGCTTAAGTCAGTCATTCTTTGGGGGATCATATCTGCGTTGGGTGCGGTGAGTTTTGGTTTCGTCGCGCTAAACCGGGGGGAAAGCATCAATGCCATGTGGATTGTCACTGCGGCACTCTGTGTTTATTCAATTGCATACCGCTTTTATAGTAAATTCATTGCACGGAAAGTGTTTGAGCTAGATGACAATCGCCAGACTCCATCGGAAGCGAATAATGATGGGAAAGATTATGTTCCTACAAACAAATGGGTGTTGTTTGGCCACCATTTTGCAGCGATTGCCGGAGCTGGCCCTCTTGTTGGTCCCATCCTTGCAGCGCAGATGGGATATTTGCCAGGGACACTATGGCTTGTAGTCGGGGTTGTATTGGCTGGTGCCGTACAGGATTTCATCATTCTCTTCGGTTCGATGCGCCGTAACGGCAAATCATTGGGAGAGATGATCAAGGAGGAAATTGGACCGATTACAGGCTTGATAGCGATGATCGGTATCCTGGGTATCATGATCATTTTATTAGCGGTACTTGCCCTGGTTGTCGTAAAGGCGCTCGTCGGAAGTCCGTGGGGGATGTTCACGATTGCCTCGACCATACCGATCGCTGTGCTTATGGGCATTTACATGCGCTATATAAGGCCGGGACGGGTTGGCGAAGGATCGATTATCGGAATCATACTATTGATGCTCGCGTTATATTTCGGTCGCTTTGTATCAGAGAGCGCTACATTGGCGCCAATGTTCACATTCAGTGGGGAAACGATTGCCATCATGTTGATTGTATACGGATTCGTTGCCTCTGTTTTGCCTGTATGGATGTTATTGGCACCGCGTGATTACTTAAGTACATTCTTGAAAATCGGTACGATCATCGGACTTGCACTTGGTATCTTTATTGTCATGCCGAGCCTTGAAATGCCTGCTGTTACTCAATTCATTGATGGAACAGGACCCGTATTTTCCGGAAACTTATTCCCGTTCCTATTCATTACGATCGCTTGTGGGGCGGTATCAGGTTTCCATGCACTCGTTTCTTCAGGTACAACTCCTAAAATGATCGAACGCGAATCCCATTCACGTCCAATCGGATACGGGGCGATGTTGACTGAATCCTTTGTAGCCATCATGGCGATGATAGCAGCCTGTGTACTGACTCCTGGTATCTATTTTGCCATTAATAGCCCGGGTGCCGTTGTGGGAACGGAGCCTGCTCAAGTGGCCGCTACGATATCCGATTGGGGTTTCATTTTGACACCTGAGATGATTACCGGCCTTGCCGACGATGTTGGGGAAGAGACCATTATATCCCGTACTGGAGGAGCTCCAACCTTTGCTATCGGCATGGCCCATATCTTCTCGCAAGTGATTGGCGGAGCGTCCCTGATGGCGTTCTGGTATCATTTCGCGATCCTGTTCGAGGCATTGTTCATATTGACCACCATTGATGCTGGAACCAGGGTAGGGCGTTTTATGATACAGGATATCATCGGGACCTTTTACAAACCTTTTGCCGAAACGAATAAATGGCTGCCCAATATTATTGCGACTGCCATTTGTGTAATCGGTTGGGGGTACTTCCTTTATCAAGGGGTCATTGATCCTCTTGGCGGAATCAACACCCTTTGGCCATTGTTTGGAATTGCGAATCAAATGCTTTCCGCAATTGCGTTGCTGCTTGGGACTACGGTCCTTTTCAAAATGGGCAAAAAAGCGTACACATGGGTCACTCTTGTACCTACTACATTCTTGTTGATAGTGACCATGACGGCTGGGTGGCAAAAGCTGTTCCACGAAAACCCGGCTATTGGCTTTTTAGCACATAAAGATAAGTTTAAAGAGGCCTATGATAATGGGGAAATTCTTGCTCCGGCAGCTAACCTTGCCGAGATGAAACGGGTTATCGTCAATGATTATGTCGATGCTGCCCTATGTGCCATCTTCATGATCGTTGTGATCACGGTTCTGATTTCTGCAATTCGGTTATGGATAAAAGTCTTGAAGAACCAGAAAATAGATTTACATGAAACACCTTATGTATCAAGGTCGTCATAA
- a CDS encoding AI-2E family transporter — protein MFKTKLHFWTLELLLLSLLFYVGTKISFLFEPIVIFTSTLFFPILIAGFLYFLFNPTVDFLVKIRVPRGLSILLLYVFFLGLISLLVGLVGPSLSKQVTDLINNLPEYFNQTRKFIEDSAESKWFLWTMEQDYVPLKEVGDSLQKYLTDLPSNITNSLTSVFSVVTNITLVVVTVPFILFYMLKDGDKLPAAIMKFVPVSYRKPALTVLQETGGTLTTYIQGQMLVCMFVGIGTFIGYLIIGLPYAFLFALIGAVTNIIPYVGPFIGAAPAVIVALIHSPTEALLVILVVTVIQQLDGNFISPLVIGKKLNTHPLTIIILLLVAGNIAGIIGMILAVPTYSVVKTIVLNIVKFIRIRKEEKLEEDILE, from the coding sequence TTGTTCAAGACAAAATTACATTTTTGGACGTTAGAGTTATTACTATTGTCTTTACTTTTTTATGTTGGTACAAAGATTTCTTTTCTTTTTGAGCCGATAGTCATCTTTACATCTACATTGTTCTTTCCAATCTTGATTGCGGGTTTTCTCTACTTTTTGTTCAATCCCACAGTTGATTTCCTGGTTAAAATAAGGGTGCCTAGGGGATTGTCGATATTATTGCTATATGTATTTTTCCTGGGATTGATTAGTTTGCTTGTCGGTCTGGTTGGCCCGTCACTGTCCAAACAGGTTACGGATCTAATCAATAACCTCCCGGAATATTTCAATCAAACAAGGAAGTTCATTGAAGATTCAGCGGAGTCAAAATGGTTTTTGTGGACGATGGAACAAGACTATGTTCCCCTGAAAGAAGTGGGTGACTCGCTTCAGAAATATTTGACTGATTTACCTAGTAATATAACGAACAGTTTAACCTCTGTTTTCAGCGTAGTGACGAATATTACTTTAGTGGTCGTGACGGTTCCTTTCATCCTATTTTATATGCTGAAGGATGGGGATAAGCTTCCGGCCGCCATTATGAAATTCGTACCGGTTAGCTATAGAAAACCGGCTTTAACAGTACTTCAGGAAACTGGCGGAACGCTTACCACATACATACAAGGGCAGATGCTTGTTTGCATGTTTGTCGGGATCGGAACGTTCATCGGGTATTTGATCATTGGTTTGCCTTACGCGTTCTTATTCGCGCTGATTGGTGCTGTAACCAATATCATCCCATATGTAGGTCCGTTTATTGGAGCGGCTCCTGCGGTCATTGTGGCGTTGATTCATTCACCGACCGAGGCGTTATTGGTCATTCTGGTTGTAACGGTCATTCAGCAACTGGATGGTAATTTCATATCACCGTTAGTCATCGGGAAAAAATTGAACACACATCCGCTTACCATCATCATCCTTTTGCTCGTCGCCGGAAACATTGCCGGTATCATCGGCATGATTTTGGCGGTTCCTACTTACTCCGTTGTTAAAACGATTGTATTGAATATCGTAAAATTCATCAGGATCCGAAAAGAGGAAAAGCTTGAAGAAGATATATTGGAATGA
- a CDS encoding acetyl-CoA hydrolase/transferase family protein, producing MNESVFKKIRNEQFKGKVVTAEEAASWIKDGMKLGMSGFTRAGDAKVIPMALVERAKSEKFKVDVYTGASLGPEVDQHMAEAGIINKRLPFQADKGIRNKINADEVTYVDQHLSHTAEQVRQGIVGPIDFAIIEALAITEDGLIIPTTSVGNSAIFVQEAKHVIIELNVSHPEGLEGMHDIYTPAKQGEREPIPMTKASDRLGSIGIAVDPEKVMGIVVSTDLDAPSTIVPPDEETATIANHLINFLREEIKAGRLTESLAPLQSGVGSVANAVFAGFLDSEFKDLEVYSEVLQDAVFDLIDAGKVKFASGCSITLAEEKGKQVYGELEKYRDKLVLRPQEISNHPEIIRRLGLISINTALECDIYGNVNSTHVSGTRMMNGIGGSGDFARNSRLGIFVTKSYAKGGKISSIVPFVSHVDHTEHDVDVLVTEQGIADLRGLAPKERVELIIENCAHPDYRPQLRAYFTEAVAQTGGHQTPHILEKAFSWHTNLAKNGTMLEAVLQDQK from the coding sequence ATGAACGAAAGCGTTTTCAAAAAAATTCGCAACGAACAATTTAAGGGGAAAGTAGTTACAGCGGAAGAAGCAGCTTCATGGATTAAAGATGGGATGAAACTCGGTATGAGTGGATTTACCCGTGCTGGAGACGCTAAAGTTATTCCGATGGCTCTAGTTGAAAGAGCTAAATCAGAAAAATTCAAAGTTGACGTATATACAGGTGCCTCATTAGGACCGGAAGTCGACCAACATATGGCGGAAGCAGGTATCATAAACAAACGTTTGCCGTTCCAAGCGGATAAAGGTATTCGCAATAAAATTAATGCTGATGAAGTCACTTATGTGGATCAGCATTTATCTCATACAGCTGAACAAGTTCGTCAAGGCATTGTCGGACCTATAGATTTTGCAATCATCGAAGCATTGGCGATTACGGAAGATGGATTAATCATTCCGACAACTTCTGTAGGAAACTCAGCCATATTCGTTCAAGAAGCTAAACATGTAATCATTGAATTGAACGTGTCCCATCCAGAAGGATTGGAAGGGATGCATGATATATATACACCAGCTAAACAAGGGGAACGCGAACCGATTCCTATGACTAAAGCAAGTGATCGCCTTGGTTCGATCGGTATTGCGGTTGATCCTGAAAAAGTAATGGGAATCGTAGTTTCCACAGATCTTGATGCACCTTCTACAATCGTGCCGCCGGATGAAGAAACTGCAACAATCGCCAACCACCTTATTAACTTCCTTCGTGAAGAAATCAAGGCTGGCCGTTTAACTGAAAGCCTTGCTCCGCTTCAGTCGGGTGTAGGTTCAGTTGCAAATGCAGTATTCGCTGGCTTCCTTGATTCTGAATTTAAAGATTTGGAAGTTTATTCAGAAGTGCTGCAAGATGCGGTATTTGATTTGATCGATGCTGGAAAAGTTAAATTCGCTTCAGGGTGTTCGATTACATTAGCTGAAGAAAAAGGTAAACAAGTTTACGGTGAGCTTGAAAAATACCGTGATAAACTAGTTCTTCGTCCACAAGAAATATCTAACCATCCTGAAATCATCCGTCGCCTTGGCTTGATTTCAATCAATACAGCGTTAGAGTGTGATATCTATGGTAATGTGAACTCGACACATGTTTCTGGGACAAGAATGATGAATGGAATCGGTGGATCAGGAGATTTTGCCCGTAACTCACGCCTAGGCATTTTCGTAACGAAATCATATGCAAAAGGCGGCAAAATTTCTAGTATCGTTCCTTTCGTTTCACATGTGGATCATACTGAACATGATGTGGATGTATTAGTGACAGAGCAAGGGATCGCTGATTTACGTGGTTTGGCACCAAAAGAGCGCGTAGAGTTAATCATAGAAAACTGTGCGCATCCTGACTACCGTCCACAACTTCGTGCATACTTCACTGAAGCTGTTGCGCAAACTGGTGGGCATCAAACTCCACACATTCTTGAAAAAGCATTTTCATGGCATACAAACCTAGCTAAAAATGGTACGATGCTTGAAGCAGTACTACAAGATCAAAAATAA